The Winogradskyella schleiferi genome contains the following window.
ATTAAAATCAGTGATCTTTTCAAATTTGTTTATTTCAGTCTTCAGTCTTCAGTCTTCAGTCTTCGGTCATCCGTCTTCTGACTTCAGTTTTAGGTTATTTAAAAATTTCTATTCATACTTAAAGTCTTCTTTCATTCTTTTTCAAAAAGCACAACTGTTTCAATATGTGCCGTATGCGGAAATTGATCGACCAAACTGAGTTTTTTAATTGTATAACCAGCTTCCATTAATTGCTCCGTATCCCTTGCCTGCGTCGCAGGATTACAAGATACATAAACCAAACGTTCTGCATTTAGGTTTATTATTTTTTTAAGAGTTTTGGGCGCAATTCCGGCTCTTGCTGGATCTAAAATGATGGTTCTTATTTTGTTGGTATATTCAGGATGTTCACTTAAAAATTTCCCAACATCAGCAGCATAGAATTTTAAACCTTCTATGTTGTTTCTTTTTGCGTTTTCTTTGGCATCCTTAATCGCAGCGGCAACAATATCTACACCAACAATTTTAGTGTTGTCTGCTTTGTTGGCTATGATTTGGCCAATGGTTCCTGTGCCACAAAATAAATCTAAAACAACGGTATTATCAACAGCATCTTTATTTTCTAACGCATAATCAACGACTTTGGCATATAATTTTTCGGCACATTTAGGGTTGGTTTGAAAAAAGCTTTTCATACTGATTTCAAAATGTAAACCCAGTAATTCTTCAACTATTTTATCATTACCATAAATTAGTGAAATACTTCCTGTGGTAGCTATGGTTCTGTCTCCAATTTCATCATTTATGGTATGTAATAATCCCGCAACTCTATCGCCAAATAATTCTACCAGAAAATTTGCGAATTCATCCAAATCAAATTTTGGTAAATCGTAAGATGTGGTTACCAAATTAAATAAGAGTTTATTGGTTTTATATGATTTCCGGACTACAAAATATCTAAAGAAACCTTTCTTTTTTGGAGCGTGCCAAGGCGCTAAACCTGTTTCTATGCAATACGCTCTGATGTCTTTAAGATGATTTTCAAATTCGGCATCAAATAAGCCTGAATCTTTATTCAGATTATCGCCACACCACCATGTGCCACGTTTTTTAAAACCTAATGTAAATTCATCGACATCAGTTTTCAATTCGTGGTTATAACCAATGGCAGAAAAACCATACTCCATTTTATTTCGGTAATGGAAAGTGTTTGGTGAGGTTACAAACTCGTCAAACTTATCTTCAATATCAGCGACTTTACCGATACGTTTAAATAATTCTAAGGTACTTTGCTTTTTATATTGGTGCTGTTTTTCAATGGGTAAATTAATATAAGGCGCGCCAGGAATACTTTGGTATGGCATATCAATTTCATCTTCTGAAGGCTTTAAGACTTCAAAAAGT
Protein-coding sequences here:
- the rlmD gene encoding 23S rRNA (uracil(1939)-C(5))-methyltransferase RlmD, producing MPKRERNKFVKRGQIIDILIEDYAFGGKGIGRIRNEHGEFVVFVPNTLPGQLVKTQIKKTSKKYAEGKLFEVLKPSEDEIDMPYQSIPGAPYINLPIEKQHQYKKQSTLELFKRIGKVADIEDKFDEFVTSPNTFHYRNKMEYGFSAIGYNHELKTDVDEFTLGFKKRGTWWCGDNLNKDSGLFDAEFENHLKDIRAYCIETGLAPWHAPKKKGFFRYFVVRKSYKTNKLLFNLVTTSYDLPKFDLDEFANFLVELFGDRVAGLLHTINDEIGDRTIATTGSISLIYGNDKIVEELLGLHFEISMKSFFQTNPKCAEKLYAKVVDYALENKDAVDNTVVLDLFCGTGTIGQIIANKADNTKIVGVDIVAAAIKDAKENAKRNNIEGLKFYAADVGKFLSEHPEYTNKIRTIILDPARAGIAPKTLKKIINLNAERLVYVSCNPATQARDTEQLMEAGYTIKKLSLVDQFPHTAHIETVVLFEKE